One genomic segment of Scylla paramamosain isolate STU-SP2022 chromosome 11, ASM3559412v1, whole genome shotgun sequence includes these proteins:
- the LOC135105241 gene encoding SERPINE1 mRNA-binding protein 1-like isoform X2 — protein MENSYGIGVRNRYELFYDEDVDPMDLIKQTEKIKDKSSEKENKGKTAKAKAPAATKKGTKTEPASKAADKTSAPVPQQRGPRPSDGRVKFSDREERNNRRNRQEGGEYREGPPPPRFDGEGRGGGSGGMGRGRARGMGRGRGRGRGGPGGIPGGMDNRGKREFDRQSGMATTGVKPMDKREGSGSFNWGSDRDQIEEQLNATPNELDTSAETPEKAPEEGAAPAEGEEVAKEDDNAKEMTLDEWKAMQGTRNKPSFNIRRAGEGENQAQWKKTYVLKKKIEDSDEEEEEEEEEEVHHGRKKVLLPIDFQFADSPGRGRGRGRGRGGPGRGRGGEMRGGRGGGGDRGERGDRGERGERGGRGGERGSRGGPGSRGGRGAPRQQEAPKMDDERDFPSLG, from the exons ATGGAGAACTCTTACGGCATAGGGGTTCGTAACCGTTACGAACTGTTCTACGATGAAGACGTTGACCCGATGGATCTTATAAAGCAGACGGAAAAGATAAAGGATAAGAGCTccgagaaggaaaacaagggaaagacCGCTAAGGCCAAGGCTCCCGCCGCCACCAAGAAGGGCACCAAGACCGAGCCCGCCTCAAAGGCCGCCGACAAGACCAGCGCCCCAG TGCCCCAGCAGCGAGGACCAAGGCCCAGCGATGGAAGAGTCAAGTTTTCTGACCGTGAGGAACGTAACAACCGACGCAACCGCCAGGAAGGAGGGGAATACAGAGAAGGTCCTCCACCCCCAAG ATTTGATGGTGAAGGCcgtggtggaggcagtggtggaatGGGCCGAGGGCGTGCCCGTGGCATGGGACGTGGCCGTGGCAGAGGACGTGGTGGTCCCGGTGGGATCCCTGGGGGCATGGACAACCGGGGCAAGAGGGAATTTGACCGGCAGAGTGGAATGGCAACTACTGGGGTGAAGCCTATGGACAAGCGTGAGGGATCTGGTTCTTTCAACTGGGGCTCTGACCGGGACCAGATTGAGGAGCAGTTGAATGCCACTCCAAATGAACTTGACACATCTGCTGAGACTCCAGAGAAG GCCCCAGAAGAAGGTGCAGCCCCAGCTGAAGGTGAAGAGGTTGCTAAAGAAGATGACAATGCCAAGGAAATGACACTGGACGAATGGAAGGCCATGCAAGGCACCCGAAACAAACCCTCTTTCAACATCCGTCGGGCTGGAGAGGGGGAGAATCAGGCACAGTGGAAGAAGACTTACGTCCTCAAGAAGAAGATTGAAGACtctgatgaagaggaggaggaggaagaggaagaagaagtacatCATGGGCGCAAGAAAGTTCTGCTTCCCATTGACTTCCAGTTTGCCGACTCCCCTGGGCGTGGCAGGGGCCGTGGCCGTGGCAGAGGTGGACCAGGACGTGGGCGTGGGGGAGAGATGCGtgggggtcgtggtggtggtggtgaccgtgGAGAACGCGGTGACCGTGGGGAGCGTGGAGAGCGTGGAGGACGCGGAGGTGAGCGCGGCAGCCGTGGTGGCCCAGGCTCCCGAGGCGGCCGTGGAGCACCCCGCCAGCAGGAAGCTCCCAAGATGGATGATGAGAGGGATTTCCCCAGCCTGGGATAA
- the LOC135105239 gene encoding uncharacterized protein LOC135105239 isoform X1 produces MSEKCGENPVLSTPKRRPKREMGGMSFHGSPPMKDNTLYPWNWSEHVCKVEMSSPCCGHGGAPCESPDPRGCESRRGRPRADVINTLIIEGAQSPSNIKCHICNRVFPREKSLQAHLRTHTGERPYQCDYPQCTKAFTQSGQLKTHQRLHTGEKPFICSAPGCTSRFTHANRHCAEHPYATLHRTADLHIDPKLTPAERTEDVLRWLEKYRHERMERTPAKSRKKRELDGTPDTPRTSCTPSSDSDIMSPPPVKRPKSRRELCPLMEQQHNKADNRQIPSHHHQHHHYINCRDENAYLSPAGCGVDENKFGESQQRPQRPMPASPMLSRVLRNTENLQSPVKHPSYPGFDMDGIKPLPEVDDRVFLPNGAAVTQDASHLSTHEADMVLGLAFPRHMPLALPPEQLLEDDHVQDAAWPCPDSSIKAEDTLKIENTFAPENFSNDKSVVHAHHTEYLTSVVLSLPVAGIEENPQKQPTADDTSPQNDSSPQSEEWRMRQPKKRWLREVLRLEQGKLEVPSMPLGEVESQLQPSVVTKASSQTFTPVVSQPKGGETKEKWMGAMALIQLAEVPDEGSQPLNLSTARYTML; encoded by the exons ATGTCCGAAAAGTGTGGTGAAAATCCAGTGCTTTCTACGCCCAAACGGCGTCCCAAGCGTGAAATGGGTGGCATGTCGTTTCACGGCAGCCCCCCAATGAAGGACAACACGCTTTATCCCTGGAACTGGAGTGAACACGTGTGTAAAGTGGAAATGAGCAGCCCCTGCTGTGGCCATGGAGGTGCCCCTTGCGAAAGCCCAGACCCACGGGGCTGTGAGTCCAGGAGAGGCCGCCCACGAGCAGATGTCATCAACACTCTGATCATTGAAGGCGCACAGTCCCCCAGCAACATCAAGTGTCACATCTGCAACAGAGTCTTCCCCAGAGAGAAGAGTCTGCAGGCTCACCtccgcacacacacag GCGAGCGCCCCTACCAGTGTGACTACCCTCAGTGCACCAAGGCTTTCACACAGAGCGGCcagctcaaaacacaccaacgCCTTCACACCGGAGAAAAGCCCTTCATTTGCTCCGCGCCAg GTTGCACATCCAGATTTACTCACGCCAATCGTCACTGCGCCGAGCACCCTTATGCCACCCTGCACAGGACAGCAGACCTCCACATAGACCCCAAGCTGACCCCTGCTGAACGAACAGAGGAT GTACTGCGGTGGCTGGAGAAGTACCGCCATGAAAGGATGGAACGCACGCCTGCAAAGAGTCGCAAGAAGAGAGAATTGGATGGCACACCAGACACGCCACGGACTTCATGCACACCCTCCTCAGATTCAGACATCATGTCTCCACCACCTGTCAAACGCCCCAAGTCCCGGCGTGAACTCTGTCCTCTCATGGAACAGCAACATAACAAAGCTGATAACCGCCAGATTccgagccaccaccaccagcaccaccactacatcaacTGTAGAGATGAGAATGCTTATTTGTCCCCTGCAGGGTGTGGGGTAGATGAAAACAAATTTGGTGAGAGTCAGCAGCGACCACAGCGACCAATGCCAGCCTCACCCATGCTCTCTCGAGTGTTGCGGAACACTGAAAACCTACAGAGCCCTGTGAAGCACCCAAGCTATCCTGGCTTTGATATGGATGGAATCAAGCCTTTGCCAGAGGTGGATGATAGGGTGTTTCTGCCAAATGGGGCAGCTGTCACCCAAGATGCATCCCACCTTTCCACACATGAGGCTGATATGGTGCTGGGCTTGGCTTTCCCCAGGCACATGCCACTGGCATTGCCACCTGAACAGCTGCTGGAAGATGATCATGTGCAAGATGCTGCTTGGCCATGTCCAGATTCATCTATTAAGGCAGAAGATACACTAAAAATTGAGAACACATTTGCCCCAGAAAATTTTTCAAATGACAAGAGTGTTGTGCACGCCCACCACACTGAGTATCTAACCTCAGTCGTCCTTTCCCTCCCAGTAGCAGGCATTGAAGAGAATCCTCAGAAACAGCCCACTGCTGATGACACTTCTCCACAAAATGACAGTTCACCCCAGTCTGAGGAGTGGAGAATGAGGCAGCCCAAGAAGAGATGGCTGCGGGAGGTGCTGCGGCTGGAGCAGGGGAAACTGGAGGTTCCTTCCATGCCACTGGGAGAGGTAGAGAGTCAGCTCCAGCCTTCTGTAGTAACAAAAGCCTCCAGCCAGACCTTCACTCCTGTGGTGAGCCAACCCAAAGGTGGTGAGACCAAAGAGAAGTGGATGGGTGCCATGGCCCTCATCCAGCTGGCAGAGGTGCCAGATGAGGGGTCACAGCCGCTCAACCTCTCCACGGCACGCTACACTATGCTTTAA
- the LOC135105239 gene encoding zinc finger protein GLIS3-like isoform X2 has product MTGVEAAGLRGERPYQCDYPQCTKAFTQSGQLKTHQRLHTGEKPFICSAPGCTSRFTHANRHCAEHPYATLHRTADLHIDPKLTPAERTEDVLRWLEKYRHERMERTPAKSRKKRELDGTPDTPRTSCTPSSDSDIMSPPPVKRPKSRRELCPLMEQQHNKADNRQIPSHHHQHHHYINCRDENAYLSPAGCGVDENKFGESQQRPQRPMPASPMLSRVLRNTENLQSPVKHPSYPGFDMDGIKPLPEVDDRVFLPNGAAVTQDASHLSTHEADMVLGLAFPRHMPLALPPEQLLEDDHVQDAAWPCPDSSIKAEDTLKIENTFAPENFSNDKSVVHAHHTEYLTSVVLSLPVAGIEENPQKQPTADDTSPQNDSSPQSEEWRMRQPKKRWLREVLRLEQGKLEVPSMPLGEVESQLQPSVVTKASSQTFTPVVSQPKGGETKEKWMGAMALIQLAEVPDEGSQPLNLSTARYTML; this is encoded by the exons ATGACCGGTGTGGAGGCAGCAGGACTGcgag GCGAGCGCCCCTACCAGTGTGACTACCCTCAGTGCACCAAGGCTTTCACACAGAGCGGCcagctcaaaacacaccaacgCCTTCACACCGGAGAAAAGCCCTTCATTTGCTCCGCGCCAg GTTGCACATCCAGATTTACTCACGCCAATCGTCACTGCGCCGAGCACCCTTATGCCACCCTGCACAGGACAGCAGACCTCCACATAGACCCCAAGCTGACCCCTGCTGAACGAACAGAGGAT GTACTGCGGTGGCTGGAGAAGTACCGCCATGAAAGGATGGAACGCACGCCTGCAAAGAGTCGCAAGAAGAGAGAATTGGATGGCACACCAGACACGCCACGGACTTCATGCACACCCTCCTCAGATTCAGACATCATGTCTCCACCACCTGTCAAACGCCCCAAGTCCCGGCGTGAACTCTGTCCTCTCATGGAACAGCAACATAACAAAGCTGATAACCGCCAGATTccgagccaccaccaccagcaccaccactacatcaacTGTAGAGATGAGAATGCTTATTTGTCCCCTGCAGGGTGTGGGGTAGATGAAAACAAATTTGGTGAGAGTCAGCAGCGACCACAGCGACCAATGCCAGCCTCACCCATGCTCTCTCGAGTGTTGCGGAACACTGAAAACCTACAGAGCCCTGTGAAGCACCCAAGCTATCCTGGCTTTGATATGGATGGAATCAAGCCTTTGCCAGAGGTGGATGATAGGGTGTTTCTGCCAAATGGGGCAGCTGTCACCCAAGATGCATCCCACCTTTCCACACATGAGGCTGATATGGTGCTGGGCTTGGCTTTCCCCAGGCACATGCCACTGGCATTGCCACCTGAACAGCTGCTGGAAGATGATCATGTGCAAGATGCTGCTTGGCCATGTCCAGATTCATCTATTAAGGCAGAAGATACACTAAAAATTGAGAACACATTTGCCCCAGAAAATTTTTCAAATGACAAGAGTGTTGTGCACGCCCACCACACTGAGTATCTAACCTCAGTCGTCCTTTCCCTCCCAGTAGCAGGCATTGAAGAGAATCCTCAGAAACAGCCCACTGCTGATGACACTTCTCCACAAAATGACAGTTCACCCCAGTCTGAGGAGTGGAGAATGAGGCAGCCCAAGAAGAGATGGCTGCGGGAGGTGCTGCGGCTGGAGCAGGGGAAACTGGAGGTTCCTTCCATGCCACTGGGAGAGGTAGAGAGTCAGCTCCAGCCTTCTGTAGTAACAAAAGCCTCCAGCCAGACCTTCACTCCTGTGGTGAGCCAACCCAAAGGTGGTGAGACCAAAGAGAAGTGGATGGGTGCCATGGCCCTCATCCAGCTGGCAGAGGTGCCAGATGAGGGGTCACAGCCGCTCAACCTCTCCACGGCACGCTACACTATGCTTTAA
- the LOC135105237 gene encoding uncharacterized protein LOC135105237 translates to MLRGKGNNRLFFSSAAQDHHHRVCRVCCSLTPLWARDEHRRHHENTDARADVVEESAVMAAGGGGVECGGGGGVGGGGGGGGRRRRHHGEQRSGVPTVVEDRMEAAHPSPDPAPPRLAALRGLVPKVLIGHQPVTALEKVADSWLLSCPSNSTFGEECELVATLLYTTLTFPSGSTLLLPQDLVFTFIERWVEDGGRMEFSELINLLKLEWKCGAAQVLFLLCANLMPDDWGQPVLQADVSAWTWEWLPNVAPPPWLLDVLGSSEDLIEFITLLRVSALLLQGAPISQKEWKDSYLGTLTRFLCAVSQYQQGDYSRSLDTLHNISYIACERRMQAWVLHLGGLGLANLGKPHTALMKLQDAVERSPASLPALYNIAQVFQSLGEQRAELEVLDLLVKSGRGKPEGPQVSLHFSLLALHHTPPGNLISRAQYYLSCRLFQEKKYLEAAENLKSLLDEKAPDNRYHIPTPRSLLRPKDTLPTLPTYSVLLVLAAMAHMSIASHQHALRILSHQFTTKAIGGSTFYHDCPEDRMKVVVSAAGQVLHAQALKALGQETEAFKEFIRLEQALWWVRGVGDSGGDSPEKWETVMLQIKTLVYKILSEIHKVRGSSQNYHHYTRLAKQCLDVLHKLQDIVSGQDLCPDQLAVDVIYEYFKNFLDGDLTGKIK, encoded by the exons ATGTTGCGCGGGAAAGGGAACAAccgtctcttcttttcctcagctGCGCAGGATCACCATCACCGCGTCTGCCGTGTGTGCTGCAGCCTCACGCCTCTCTGGGCGCGCGATgagcaccgccgccaccacgagAACACGGACGCACGGGCTGATGTGGTAGAGGAGTCAGCGGTGATGGcggctggtggcggcggcgtggagtgtggcggcggcggcggcgtcggtggtggtggaggtggagggggccgccgccgccgccatcatgGGGAACAAAGGAGTGGCGTCCCAACGGTCGTAGAGGACAGAATGGAGGCCGCTCACCCTTCCCCAGACCCTGCGCCTCCCCGCCTGGCTGCCTTAAGAGGCCTCGTACCCAAAGTACTG ATTGGTCATCAACCAGTCACTGCACTGGAGAAAGTGGCTGACTCCTGGCTGCTGTCCTGCCCTTCAAATAGTACCTTTGGGGAAGAATGTGAACTGGTTGCCACCCTGTTGTACACCACCCTTACTTTCCCCAGTGGCTCCACCCTGCTGCTGCCCCAGGACCTTGTCTTCACTTTCATAGAACGAT GGGTGGAAGATGGGGGCAGGATGGAGTTTTCTGAACTGATTAACCTCCTGAAGCTAGAATGGAAATGTGGTGCTGCTCaagtgttgttcttgttgtgtgCCAACTTGATGCCTGATGACTGGGGCCAGCCAGTATTACAGGCTGATGTCAGTGCCTGGACATGGGAGTGGCTGCCTAATGTGGCTCCCCCTCCTTGGCTGTTGGATGTTTTAGGCTCCAGTGAGGACTTAATAGAATTTATCACTCTCCTGAGGGTGTCTGCTTTGTTGCTTCAGGGTGCACCTATCTCACAAAAAGAGTGGAAGGACTCCTACCTTGGAACACTGACTAGGTTCCTCTGTGCTGTAAGTCAGTACCAGCAAGGTGATTACAGTCGCAGCTTGGACACGCTGCACAACATAAGCTACATAGCCTGTGAGAGGAGAATGCAAGCATGGGTTTTGCACCTTGGAGGACTGGGCTTGGCCAACTTAGGGAAGCCTCACACTGCATTAATGAAGCTCCAGGATGCTGTGGAGAGAAGCCCAGCCAGTCTCCCTGCTCTTTACAACATAGCACAAGTGTTCCAGAGTCTGGGCGAGCAAAGGGCAGAACTAGAGGTGCTGGATTTGCTGGTGAAG agtgggagaggaaagccagaaggaCCACAAGTAAGTCTTCATTTCTCCTTGCTAGCACTCCACCACACCCCTCCTGGGAACCTCATCAGCAGAGCCCAGTACTACTTGTCCTGCAGGCTTTTTCAAGAAAAA AAATATTTGGAAGCTGCAGAGAACCTCAAGTCACTGCTAGATGAGAAGGCACCTGACAACAGATACCATATCCCAACTCCCAGGTCACTGTTGAGGCCCAAGGACACTCTGCCGACTCTGCCAACCTACAgtgtgctgctggtgctggcagCCATGGCTCATATGTCCATTGCTTCTCATCAGCATGCTCTCAGAATTCTTAGCCATCAGTTTACAACAAAAG CCATTGGTGGATCCACCTTCTACCATGACTGTCCTGAAGATAGAATGAAGGTTGTCGTGTCAGCCGCAGGGCAGGTATTGCATGCACAAGCACTGAAGGCATTGGGTCAGGAGACAGAAGCTTTCAAGGAGTTCATAAG GCTGGAGCAGGCACTGTGGTGGGTGAGAGGTGTAGGTGACAGTGGTGGGGATTCACCAGAGAAGTGGGAGACTGTTATGCTGCAGATAAAGACTCTTGTATACAAGATATTGTCAGAGATACACAAAGTCAGAGGCAGCTCCCAGAACTACCACCATTACACAAGACTTGCTAAGCAGTGCCTTGATGTTCTTCACAAACTCCAAGATATTGTCAGTGGGCAAGATTTATGTCCTGACCAGCTTGCAGTGGATGTTATTTATGAATATTTCAAGAACTTCTTAGATGGTGATCTTACAggtaaaataaagtaa
- the LOC135105241 gene encoding SERPINE1 mRNA-binding protein 1-like isoform X1: MENSYGIGVRNRYELFYDEDVDPMDLIKQTEKIKDKSSEKENKGKTAKAKAPAATKKGTKTEPASKAADKTSAPVAVTRSSSSWSGSEAPEETKLPQQRGPRPSDGRVKFSDREERNNRRNRQEGGEYREGPPPPRFDGEGRGGGSGGMGRGRARGMGRGRGRGRGGPGGIPGGMDNRGKREFDRQSGMATTGVKPMDKREGSGSFNWGSDRDQIEEQLNATPNELDTSAETPEKAPEEGAAPAEGEEVAKEDDNAKEMTLDEWKAMQGTRNKPSFNIRRAGEGENQAQWKKTYVLKKKIEDSDEEEEEEEEEEVHHGRKKVLLPIDFQFADSPGRGRGRGRGRGGPGRGRGGEMRGGRGGGGDRGERGDRGERGERGGRGGERGSRGGPGSRGGRGAPRQQEAPKMDDERDFPSLG, from the exons ATGGAGAACTCTTACGGCATAGGGGTTCGTAACCGTTACGAACTGTTCTACGATGAAGACGTTGACCCGATGGATCTTATAAAGCAGACGGAAAAGATAAAGGATAAGAGCTccgagaaggaaaacaagggaaagacCGCTAAGGCCAAGGCTCCCGCCGCCACCAAGAAGGGCACCAAGACCGAGCCCGCCTCAAAGGCCGCCGACAAGACCAGCGCCCCAG TTGCTGTAACTCGATCCAGCTCAAGTTGGTCTGGCTCTGAAGCTCCTGAGGAAACTAAGT TGCCCCAGCAGCGAGGACCAAGGCCCAGCGATGGAAGAGTCAAGTTTTCTGACCGTGAGGAACGTAACAACCGACGCAACCGCCAGGAAGGAGGGGAATACAGAGAAGGTCCTCCACCCCCAAG ATTTGATGGTGAAGGCcgtggtggaggcagtggtggaatGGGCCGAGGGCGTGCCCGTGGCATGGGACGTGGCCGTGGCAGAGGACGTGGTGGTCCCGGTGGGATCCCTGGGGGCATGGACAACCGGGGCAAGAGGGAATTTGACCGGCAGAGTGGAATGGCAACTACTGGGGTGAAGCCTATGGACAAGCGTGAGGGATCTGGTTCTTTCAACTGGGGCTCTGACCGGGACCAGATTGAGGAGCAGTTGAATGCCACTCCAAATGAACTTGACACATCTGCTGAGACTCCAGAGAAG GCCCCAGAAGAAGGTGCAGCCCCAGCTGAAGGTGAAGAGGTTGCTAAAGAAGATGACAATGCCAAGGAAATGACACTGGACGAATGGAAGGCCATGCAAGGCACCCGAAACAAACCCTCTTTCAACATCCGTCGGGCTGGAGAGGGGGAGAATCAGGCACAGTGGAAGAAGACTTACGTCCTCAAGAAGAAGATTGAAGACtctgatgaagaggaggaggaggaagaggaagaagaagtacatCATGGGCGCAAGAAAGTTCTGCTTCCCATTGACTTCCAGTTTGCCGACTCCCCTGGGCGTGGCAGGGGCCGTGGCCGTGGCAGAGGTGGACCAGGACGTGGGCGTGGGGGAGAGATGCGtgggggtcgtggtggtggtggtgaccgtgGAGAACGCGGTGACCGTGGGGAGCGTGGAGAGCGTGGAGGACGCGGAGGTGAGCGCGGCAGCCGTGGTGGCCCAGGCTCCCGAGGCGGCCGTGGAGCACCCCGCCAGCAGGAAGCTCCCAAGATGGATGATGAGAGGGATTTCCCCAGCCTGGGATAA
- the LOC135105239 gene encoding zinc finger protein GLIS3-like isoform X3 yields MSTGACERPYQCDYPQCTKAFTQSGQLKTHQRLHTGEKPFICSAPGCTSRFTHANRHCAEHPYATLHRTADLHIDPKLTPAERTEDVLRWLEKYRHERMERTPAKSRKKRELDGTPDTPRTSCTPSSDSDIMSPPPVKRPKSRRELCPLMEQQHNKADNRQIPSHHHQHHHYINCRDENAYLSPAGCGVDENKFGESQQRPQRPMPASPMLSRVLRNTENLQSPVKHPSYPGFDMDGIKPLPEVDDRVFLPNGAAVTQDASHLSTHEADMVLGLAFPRHMPLALPPEQLLEDDHVQDAAWPCPDSSIKAEDTLKIENTFAPENFSNDKSVVHAHHTEYLTSVVLSLPVAGIEENPQKQPTADDTSPQNDSSPQSEEWRMRQPKKRWLREVLRLEQGKLEVPSMPLGEVESQLQPSVVTKASSQTFTPVVSQPKGGETKEKWMGAMALIQLAEVPDEGSQPLNLSTARYTML; encoded by the exons ATGTCCACCGGCGCAT GCGAGCGCCCCTACCAGTGTGACTACCCTCAGTGCACCAAGGCTTTCACACAGAGCGGCcagctcaaaacacaccaacgCCTTCACACCGGAGAAAAGCCCTTCATTTGCTCCGCGCCAg GTTGCACATCCAGATTTACTCACGCCAATCGTCACTGCGCCGAGCACCCTTATGCCACCCTGCACAGGACAGCAGACCTCCACATAGACCCCAAGCTGACCCCTGCTGAACGAACAGAGGAT GTACTGCGGTGGCTGGAGAAGTACCGCCATGAAAGGATGGAACGCACGCCTGCAAAGAGTCGCAAGAAGAGAGAATTGGATGGCACACCAGACACGCCACGGACTTCATGCACACCCTCCTCAGATTCAGACATCATGTCTCCACCACCTGTCAAACGCCCCAAGTCCCGGCGTGAACTCTGTCCTCTCATGGAACAGCAACATAACAAAGCTGATAACCGCCAGATTccgagccaccaccaccagcaccaccactacatcaacTGTAGAGATGAGAATGCTTATTTGTCCCCTGCAGGGTGTGGGGTAGATGAAAACAAATTTGGTGAGAGTCAGCAGCGACCACAGCGACCAATGCCAGCCTCACCCATGCTCTCTCGAGTGTTGCGGAACACTGAAAACCTACAGAGCCCTGTGAAGCACCCAAGCTATCCTGGCTTTGATATGGATGGAATCAAGCCTTTGCCAGAGGTGGATGATAGGGTGTTTCTGCCAAATGGGGCAGCTGTCACCCAAGATGCATCCCACCTTTCCACACATGAGGCTGATATGGTGCTGGGCTTGGCTTTCCCCAGGCACATGCCACTGGCATTGCCACCTGAACAGCTGCTGGAAGATGATCATGTGCAAGATGCTGCTTGGCCATGTCCAGATTCATCTATTAAGGCAGAAGATACACTAAAAATTGAGAACACATTTGCCCCAGAAAATTTTTCAAATGACAAGAGTGTTGTGCACGCCCACCACACTGAGTATCTAACCTCAGTCGTCCTTTCCCTCCCAGTAGCAGGCATTGAAGAGAATCCTCAGAAACAGCCCACTGCTGATGACACTTCTCCACAAAATGACAGTTCACCCCAGTCTGAGGAGTGGAGAATGAGGCAGCCCAAGAAGAGATGGCTGCGGGAGGTGCTGCGGCTGGAGCAGGGGAAACTGGAGGTTCCTTCCATGCCACTGGGAGAGGTAGAGAGTCAGCTCCAGCCTTCTGTAGTAACAAAAGCCTCCAGCCAGACCTTCACTCCTGTGGTGAGCCAACCCAAAGGTGGTGAGACCAAAGAGAAGTGGATGGGTGCCATGGCCCTCATCCAGCTGGCAGAGGTGCCAGATGAGGGGTCACAGCCGCTCAACCTCTCCACGGCACGCTACACTATGCTTTAA